The Coccinella septempunctata chromosome X, icCocSept1.1, whole genome shotgun sequence nucleotide sequence GAAGTCAagtaaagttgaatgaagtaaaaTGAAATAAGAAAATACGTTCTGCATATCAAGCATGCACAGTTAGTCATATATATAGCAAACCAAGATCCTACTCATATTCAGTTCTACAGCAATGTTTGGTTATTTCTATATTCAAGCAAATTCATACacaagcaaaaaaaaactatttttttgcaAGATTCCCATATGAAAAAACATAGGGATACAGAAATTCATTTAGTAATTATAGCTCATTTCTCCGATATCAGAAACAAAATGCAAATTACATTGAAGGAATATTCAACTCGCAAACACTAAGTTACGCTCATTACCTTTAATGGCTACCCCATTTCTTTTAATGGATGTAAGTGCATATTCAAACTGCTTTGTTTCCTCACTAGGATCAATGTCTATTACTTCAAAATCTACAGGAGCTCCTGCATGTTTGAATACTTCCCTAACGTAATTCATGAGCTCTGGACCAATGCCACCCCCAGGAAGCATGGTAACAGCATTTCTTCCTCCATATAATGCAACTGGTATAGGGGTCTACAAGTCATTTCAAATAACttcaaatcaaaaattctgtCGAATTAGATTAATTAGGTCGTTACTCACTGTTTTTCTGATTACTGGAGTTTTGTGCTGAATTTCAAAAGCAGACATAGGCGCTGAAGACTGATTCTAAGAGGAATTATTAATTTATCATTAATTTAGCTTTAGTTATATAATGACTGTCAACTTACTCTGCATATTATAGtctttattaatttattttgtttgtATATTACCCGGAAAGCCATCATTAGTGTATTATTTATCGAATATTTATCGTTCTAAATTCAACACAACAAATAAGAATGCTGGAAGCTGCTACCATAAAAGACCCAAAAGAAAGGTTATGGCAAACAGGCATACCTCGCAAAACCAAAACTTTCCCCACCACTAAAACGAGGGACAGATGTTGTATCTGCACCTGCAGATTGgatcaattttcaaatttaaatcgtAGCAAATacaatattttcatgataaagtAAATGAGTTCAGAATGTTGAGATTCTGAAAAAGCGACTTTAAGTTTACTAGAACATATTCTAGATAAGAGAGTTAGTTAGTAGTTAACCTAACTATAATATTTGCTCTTGTATAGTATCAAACATTAAAAAATTATCCTTCGATACTAAAATAACAAATGGTGAACTTGAAAGGAATACTCAGAAGTTTGAACAAGAAACAAGTGAGATTGTTCTCAACCATCTACAAAGATGCTTCTGAACTTCCTAGTAATAAACATGCTTATGTGGAGTCTAAATATAACATTCttctataaaataaaaaatttcagttcaTGAATATGCTGTCAGTAAGAAAACGTACAACCGAATATTTGTATGGGGCCATACAAAAAGTGGTGCCTTAGGTATACCTTATATTCGTACAACAGAGAGCTATGATTTGATGAAAGATTTTCACAGACCTAAACGTATGGGATTTGGAGAGAAAAATGAGGtagagaaaaaatatcaccaaaAAAGCTGGGTCAAAGCGTTTTCCGTTATAATAGTTTAAAAACTTCAATGAATTTTTATCCGTAGGTGACCCAAGTTGCTTGTGGGTTTGGATTTTCATTGTTCAGCACAAAGAACAAGTATCCAGACAAATTACTTTACGGAACAGGATTGAACACAGATTCCCAGATAGGTTATCATGATGTCAGACAAGGCAAACCTCTGGAAATATTATTTTATCCCAAACCTATTGAACTTCCATTCAAGAACACAACTAAGTGTGAAATTAAGAAAATAGCTGCTGGTAGAGCCCACTCTTTGATTTTAACACATGAAGGATTATATCTTCTTGGAAATAACGCATATGGCCAGTGTGGAAGACCTATTATTCAAGATGAGGACTATTCTAGAAGCaattatattcattatattgaaaatttggatggaaaagaaattattgatatCGAATGTGGTCAGGACCACAGGTAATGCCTTAGGTATAAATGAATCGTGTAAAGGAATAAGAATTCAAGAATGTAAACCATTATATCAGGTCCTctcaaatagaaaataattaatgTACACTGATTTCGATTTACATGAGCACTTATCTAAAAATTTACTTGTAGTTTAGCGTTAACCGAGGATGGATGTGTTTATTCATGTGGTTGGGGTGCGGATGGACAAACAGGATTGGGCCATTATGAAATCATCTCCACATTTACTAAAATAAAGGGAGACATAAGCACAGAAAGGATAGTGAAGTTGAACTCAAGATGCGACTTTGTAATGGCATTAAATGGTAGGAAATTAACAAGTTTTGGGTGGTCAAgagttaataataatatttcagaCAAGGGAGAAGTTTTTGGTTGGGGAAACACAGAATATGGACAAGTGATATTGGAAAACAATAGTCAACAACTGAATACACCAACATATCTGAAAATGTTGAAGCCACTTGGGAAAATAATAGATATAGCTGCAGGTGGTTCTTTTTGCATGGTGTTGAATGGTGAGTATTACCATTTTATGGATAAGCGGATGAAACATTAGAAAGCTGAATTTCTATTGAAGATTTTTCACCTCAAATGGGGGTTCAAGACTGTTATAACATGTAGAAATGAGGATTATtgatttcatattattttcagATGATCATCGGGTATTTTCTTGGGGGTTTGGTCTCCTTGGATTTGGACCAAATATACTTCAATGCAATGAACCAACTGAAATACCAGAAGTGTTATTTGGGAAAAATGATTTTCAACCTGATAACATTGTAGAGAAAATTTACTGTGGAGTTGGTCATTCCTTAGCATTAACATCAAAGGGAGACTTATATTCTTGGGGGAGAAATAGAAATGGGTGTTTAGGATTAGGCGATGAACATGATCAgtattttccattgaaggtaAATTATTTCTATATTCGATGAGGattaaaattgatattatttaaATTCCAGGTTTGTTTGGGTGGTATTGTGAAGAATGTATCTTGTGGAATAGATCATACCATAGCTGTTAGTAAaccatttctgtgaaaatatttaataaaaGATATAACGACATGAGTTTTCAAACTTTCAAAatcggaaaataaatcggtaAACGCTCGAACTCGGGAAACAAAACCGAACTCATGAATTTGAAAAaggattatatgattttccctAACATGACACTTGCATCACCCATCTGAAGATGTTACAATACGAAACACAGGTAGTGGTTAACAattcatgttagtgaaaatcatataattccgtTTTAAATTCGGGAACCAATAGGAAACTATTggcattttgaaatattgtgtgTCCATGAAAATAAATACCTGAAACGTTCATTTTCATAAATTAGATGTGTCATTTGGgtaaaataattgaatgaaattttctcgATTAATATTGtaaatctatattttctataaatttttcaactttcacaTCCAATGAAGCAAGACTTCATTGGTCTGCATCAACCAAAGTAGAATGGATTGAAATTGTCTTGCAACAGTCCCCCagttaaaaattatccacttcaaTCAGGAAGCAAAGTAGAACTGTTGATATCACCCAGAAGCAGACTTAGCCAATAAGGATTTGCTTAGTTTCTAGTGCTGTTAGGTTGTTTCTCATCATTCCCTGTAATATGAATAGAATGAATAACTGATATTAACAATATGAATACAATACCACTTGTTTTTACTGAGGAACTATCAGAAAGTCAGTGCATCATCTATGGAATTGGACTCAGGGCAACAGTAGTTCATTATCGTCTTGTATTCTTCTGGAATCAGTATAATCTTGGTTATGAGGACATGTCTCACTCAATAAATGAAATAGAGTTGgtgaaaatgatttatttcgcGCAAGTTGGTGATTTATTTACAgtaatatttcagaaaataattaaCAACTATATAACATAGAAAAA carries:
- the LOC123322083 gene encoding RCC1-like G exchanging factor-like protein; translated protein: MVNLKGILRSLNKKQVRLFSTIYKDASELPIHEYAVSKKTYNRIFVWGHTKSGALGIPYIRTTESYDLMKDFHRPKRMGFGEKNEVTQVACGFGFSLFSTKNKYPDKLLYGTGLNTDSQIGYHDVRQGKPLEILFYPKPIELPFKNTTKCEIKKIAAGRAHSLILTHEGLYLLGNNAYGQCGRPIIQDEDYSRSNYIHYIENLDGKEIIDIECGQDHSLALTEDGCVYSCGWGADGQTGLGHYEIISTFTKIKGDISTERIVKLNSRCDFVMALNDKGEVFGWGNTEYGQVILENNSQQLNTPTYLKMLKPLGKIIDIAAGGSFCMVLNDDHRVFSWGFGLLGFGPNILQCNEPTEIPEVLFGKNDFQPDNIVEKIYCGVGHSLALTSKGDLYSWGRNRNGCLGLGDEHDQYFPLKVCLGGIVKNVSCGIDHTIAVSKPFL